In Hevea brasiliensis isolate MT/VB/25A 57/8 chromosome 13, ASM3005281v1, whole genome shotgun sequence, a single genomic region encodes these proteins:
- the LOC110660038 gene encoding probable glycosyltransferase At3g42180 isoform X1 codes for MAAASTNSISISYFLLPALLLLPFLFFLLPSNLTTPPFNYFKLTEAIHTTPSSPQLPLQGFLSAASMYETSKVKATTTPKKKIRSSLEKIEQGLARARAAIREAIRSRNFTSSENHTDTFIPSGSIYLNPYAFHQSHIEMEKRFKVWSYREGENPLTHEGPLNGVYSIEGHFISEIESDKSPFKAQVPDEAHAFFLPLSVTSIIQYIYLPIRTMADYSRDRLRRVVTDYVDVIANKYPYWNRSKGADHFMVSCHDWAPDASLANPELFNSFIRILCNANISEGFRPKRDVPIPEIFINFEGLRPPNFGQGPNNRSILAFFEGRAHGFIREILFKHWKNKDNEVVVEEHYPKGLGYSKSLGRSKYCLCPSGYEVASPRVVDAIYQGCVPVIISNNYSLPFSDVLNWSKFSIEIPVGKIPEIKSILKGISNRKYLRMYKRVKRVQRHFVLNRPAKPYDVTYMVLHSLWLRRLNFKVVE; via the exons ATGGCAGCAGCCTCCACCAATTCCATTTCCATATCTTACTTCCTTCTTCCAGCTttacttcttcttccttttctcttctttctccTTCCCTCTAACCTCACTACTCCACCATTCAATTATTTCAAGCTCACAGAAGCCATCCACACCACCCCATCATCACCACAACTTCCCCTACAAGGGTTTCTCTCAGCTGCCTCCATGTATGAAACCAGCAAAGTCAAGGCCACAACTACTCCTAAA AAAAAGATCAGAAGTAGCTTGGAGAAAATTGAACAAGGTTTAGCTAGAGCACGAGCAGCGATTCGTGAAGCAATTCGATCCAGGAACTTCACATCATCAGAGAATCATACTGACACATTCATCCCCAGTGGATCAATTTACTTGAATCCTTATGCTTTTCACCA AAGTCACATAGAGATGGAGAAGAGATTCAAGGTCTGGTCCTACAGAGAAGGAGAGAACCCCTTGACCCATGAAGGCCCATTAAATGGTGTCTACTCTATAGAGGGCCACTTCATAAGCGAGATCGAGAGCGATAAGAGCCCATTCAAGGCCCAAGTTCCTGATGAGGCACATGCGTTCTTCCTCCCTCTCAGTGTAACCTCAATTATTCAGTACATCTACTTGCCTATCAGAACAATGGCCGACTACTCTAGGGACCGCCTCCGACGAGTAGTGACAGACTACGTCGACGTTATAGCAAATAAGTATCCTTACTGGAACAGAAGTAAGGGTGCTGACCATTTCATGGTTTCTTGTCATGATTGG GCACCTGATGCATCACTTGCCAATCCTGAGCTCTTCAACAGCTTCATCAGAATCCTTTGCAATGCCAATATTTCAGAAGGGTTCAGGCCCAAGAGAGACGTCCCCATACCAGAAATTTTCATAAACTTTGAAGGACTTAGACCGCCCAATTTTGGGCAGGGTCCAAACAACCGTTCCATCCTGGCATTCTTTGAAGGAAGGGCTCATGGGTTCATTAGGGAAATCCTGTTCAAGCATTGGAAAAACAAAGATAATGAAGTTGTAGTGGAAGAGCACTACCCCAAGGGCTTAGGCTACAGCAAATCATTGGGCAGAAGCAAGTATTGCTTGTGCCCAAGTGGGTATGAAGTAGCAAGTCCAAGAGTGGTAGATGCAATTTACCAAGGGTGTGTGCCAGTGATAATTTCTAACAACTATTCATTACCCTTCAGTGACGTGCTTAATTGGAGCAAATTCTCCATTGAAATTCCAGTTGGAAAGATACCAGAAATTAAAAGCATCTTGAAAGGAATTTCAAATAGGAAGTACTTAAGGATGTATAAAAGGGTGAAGAGGGTGCAAAGGCATTTCGTGCTCAACAGGCCTGCCAAGCCATATGATGTAACTTACATGGTGCTTCACTCGCTTTGGCTCAGGAGGCTTAACTTCAAGGTGGTAGAATGA
- the LOC110660038 gene encoding probable glycosyltransferase At3g42180 isoform X2 has translation MEKRFKVWSYREGENPLTHEGPLNGVYSIEGHFISEIESDKSPFKAQVPDEAHAFFLPLSVTSIIQYIYLPIRTMADYSRDRLRRVVTDYVDVIANKYPYWNRSKGADHFMVSCHDWAPDASLANPELFNSFIRILCNANISEGFRPKRDVPIPEIFINFEGLRPPNFGQGPNNRSILAFFEGRAHGFIREILFKHWKNKDNEVVVEEHYPKGLGYSKSLGRSKYCLCPSGYEVASPRVVDAIYQGCVPVIISNNYSLPFSDVLNWSKFSIEIPVGKIPEIKSILKGISNRKYLRMYKRVKRVQRHFVLNRPAKPYDVTYMVLHSLWLRRLNFKVVE, from the exons ATGGAGAAGAGATTCAAGGTCTGGTCCTACAGAGAAGGAGAGAACCCCTTGACCCATGAAGGCCCATTAAATGGTGTCTACTCTATAGAGGGCCACTTCATAAGCGAGATCGAGAGCGATAAGAGCCCATTCAAGGCCCAAGTTCCTGATGAGGCACATGCGTTCTTCCTCCCTCTCAGTGTAACCTCAATTATTCAGTACATCTACTTGCCTATCAGAACAATGGCCGACTACTCTAGGGACCGCCTCCGACGAGTAGTGACAGACTACGTCGACGTTATAGCAAATAAGTATCCTTACTGGAACAGAAGTAAGGGTGCTGACCATTTCATGGTTTCTTGTCATGATTGG GCACCTGATGCATCACTTGCCAATCCTGAGCTCTTCAACAGCTTCATCAGAATCCTTTGCAATGCCAATATTTCAGAAGGGTTCAGGCCCAAGAGAGACGTCCCCATACCAGAAATTTTCATAAACTTTGAAGGACTTAGACCGCCCAATTTTGGGCAGGGTCCAAACAACCGTTCCATCCTGGCATTCTTTGAAGGAAGGGCTCATGGGTTCATTAGGGAAATCCTGTTCAAGCATTGGAAAAACAAAGATAATGAAGTTGTAGTGGAAGAGCACTACCCCAAGGGCTTAGGCTACAGCAAATCATTGGGCAGAAGCAAGTATTGCTTGTGCCCAAGTGGGTATGAAGTAGCAAGTCCAAGAGTGGTAGATGCAATTTACCAAGGGTGTGTGCCAGTGATAATTTCTAACAACTATTCATTACCCTTCAGTGACGTGCTTAATTGGAGCAAATTCTCCATTGAAATTCCAGTTGGAAAGATACCAGAAATTAAAAGCATCTTGAAAGGAATTTCAAATAGGAAGTACTTAAGGATGTATAAAAGGGTGAAGAGGGTGCAAAGGCATTTCGTGCTCAACAGGCCTGCCAAGCCATATGATGTAACTTACATGGTGCTTCACTCGCTTTGGCTCAGGAGGCTTAACTTCAAGGTGGTAGAATGA